One window from the genome of Yarrowia lipolytica chromosome 1B, complete sequence encodes:
- a CDS encoding uncharacterized protein (Compare to YALI0B23012g, no similarity) has protein sequence MEQITSEKLWAWGKPFLPVLLTWFIPKLTQTYHKIRNPPAKLRALRSPLTKTHALVILLLLATAALQLAYAYSRHYENVVLLTGSRMQTSGSVVMSRLKKIRAVAAGMNPKDYQLSDREEAFFKVYQTDKGRALYTVFGPDVLADCKWCHPESQSSYFLYSIPNAVAAYVINLLVTGIATSSSISFQANSWRKTVLYISFFLLTLDLLRINSQTGLENLTRPNNKVEWYFQILPVWRAQILAGMDVILGICMFLSTTGRLFHTPEPLFPRVTKWSNQLKTAGDRAKAAIMIKRSVLKHPELAAQEVDFFDKFKAKELEIASNEKIQQSRESAIQRTNMNQARADLTSFYDNAVNM, from the coding sequence TGGGCATGGGGCAAGCCATTTCTGCCTGTGCTTCTCACATGGTTCATCCCCAAGCTCACGCAAACATACCACAAAATCCGAAATCCCCCTGCAAAACTCCGGGCTCTGCGGTCACCACTCACAAAAACACATGCATTGGTAATTCTGTTATTGCTAGCAACAGCCGCCCTGCAACTAGCCTACGCCTACTCGCGCCATTATGAAAACGTGGTTCTGCTGACCGGCTCCCGAATGCAGACCTCTGGATCGGTCGTCATGTCGAGACTCAAGAAGATCCGAGCTGTGGCGGCTGGCATGAATCCCAAGGACTACCAGCTGAGTGATCGGGAGGAGGCCTTCTTCAAGGTGTACCAGACCGATAAGGGAAGGGCCCTGTATACTGTGTTTGGTCCTGACGTTCTGGCCGACTGCAAGTGGTGCCACCCTGAGTCCCAATCGTCCTATTTCCTCTATTCCATTCCCAACGCTGTCGCCGCCTACGTCATTAACCTGCTCGTCACCGGAATCGCCACCTCATCGTCAATTTCGTTTCAGGCCAACTCGTGGCGAAAAACCGTGCTCTACATCTCGTTCTTCCTTCTGACTCTCGATCTGCTTCGAATCAACTCTCAGACCGGTCTCGAGAACCTCACTCGGCCTAACAACAAGGTGGAGTGGTACTTCCAGATCCTGCCTGTGTGGCGAGCACAGATCCTTGCCGGTATGGATGTCATTCTCGGCATCTGTATGTTCCTGTCCACTACTGGTCGTCTTTTCCACACTCCTGAGCCCCTGTTCCCTCGTGTCACCAAGTGGTCAAACCAGCTCAAGACCGCGGGAGACCGAGCCAAGGCCGCAATTATGATTAAGCGATCTGTGCTCAAGCACCCTGAGCTGGCGGCACAGGAAGTGGACTTCTtcgacaagttcaaggccaaggagctggagattgCGTCCAACGAAAAGATCCAGCAGTCGCGAGAGTCTGCTATCCAGCGAACCAACATGAACCAGGCCAGAGCCGACCTCACCTCGTTCTACGATAACGCCGTCAACATGTAG
- a CDS encoding uncharacterized protein (Compare to YALI0B23034g, weakly similar to uniprot|O94459 Schizosaccharomyces pombe Hypothetical protein) has product MVGGGYTFVLPCLLVSTAHVWCSVSQGHCTSLSNSIHAKELPLFSTSMGPHSLSFDRPSDLSPECRDLIIYLAHEHLLQASIVAPLVKTREHLVQYRQMLATGIQMLETVIRDANCPQSTQAYSAYILAQVLFSETECLDRVVSVLGQGMILAQRSGLSDLVLQMECLNVRALCKTSRNAALLHCNKCLDKYQGMYDNYAYHTLQLLRFDLTLDNSLPQAFDIFKSWETLPDSIPKSFLQLYGISKALDYNVGNYEETLLTLDHMRAFEEASECTETIPQVAMLRCMMTVLVALRRDCDIPVKEASKALETLLRSLNRKASKREMVWKNWNIDGTIKLAGARGSTFNIQWVTQSQCTQYCYYLLGLAALRHHTTLKYGRELLKDCLKLLDRDQEDIPKEPLPRASISHISDNTAQKLALRCNVHLYIALVNFSGLAYKKGHRSFERFVTLSKGLPEEASDDLYSMSCLVAALSSQTSGKWKKALKYYKRIESDDPLYPAALANICCINPSTANMDTLKQLINEMSPEHHGLKHAMFEVIRLVHDTSNMSSLDRQESMKKAQKALHLGMTQQLSYATTLACVDMFGSTAEKNLELGNAFRTALSESDCVWAYVIGEKKKGYLHQLGQEEKLEQLNTSVANIGKHVHILMGEEKSI; this is encoded by the coding sequence ATGGTCGGAGGGGGTTATACCTTTGTACTGCCTTGTTTATTGGTATCCACAGCACATGTCTGGTGCTCGGTAAGCCAAGGACACTGTACTTCGTTATCCAACTCTATTCATGCAAAGGAACTCCCACTGTTCTCGACCAGCATGGGGCCTCACAGCTTGTCCTTTGATCGTCCTTCCGACCTCAGCCCAGAATGTCGAGACCTGATCATCTATCTCGCTCATGAGCATCTTTTACAGGCCTCGATTGTGGCGCCTCTGGTTAAAACTCGCGAACActtggtacagtaccgcCAGATGCTAGCCACAGGTATTCAGATGCTTGAGACAGTGATCCGCGACGCCAACTGCCCTCAGAGTACTCAAGCATACTCGGCATACATTCTTGCTCAGGTTCTCTTCAGCGAGACTGAGTGTCTGGACCGTGTGGTGTCTGTGCTAGGTCAGGGAATGATTCTTGCTCAACGAAGTGGCTTATCTGATCTGGTGCTACAGATGGAGTGTCTCAATGTGAGAGCTCTGTGTAAGACCAGCAGAAATGCTGCTCTCCTCCACTGCAACAAATGCCTCGATAAGTACCAGGGCATGTACGACAACTATGCATACCACACTCTCCAGTTGCTACGCTTTGATCTGACCCTTGACAACAGTTTGCCACAGGCTTTTGACATTTTCAAGTCCTGGGAGACCCTTCCAGACAGTATACCCAAGTCATTCCTGCAACTGTACGGTATTTCAAAGGCATTAGACTACAATGTTGGCAACTACGAAGAGACTCTACTCACCTTAGATCACATGAGAGCATTTGAGGAGGCTTCAGAGTGCACTGAGACAATCCCCCAGGTGGCCATGCTTCGATGCATGATGACTGTGTTGGTGGCTCTGCGTAGAGACTGTGACATCCCCGTTAAGGAGGCCAGCAAGGCGCTGGAAACGCTGCTTCGGTCCTTGAACAGAAAGGCCAGCAAGAGGGAGATGGTGTGGAAGAACTGGAACATTGATGGAACCATCAAGTTGGCCGGAGCTCGGGGAAGTACATTCAACATTCAGTGGGTCACACAAAGCCAGTGTACCCAGTATTGCTATTATCTTCTAGGACTGGCCGCACTTCGACACCACACGACTTTAAAGTATGGACGTGAACTACTAAAGGACTGCCTCAAGCTGTTGGACCGTGATCAGGAGGATATACCCAAGGAGCCTTTGCCGCGTGCCAGTATATCGCACATATCAGACAACACAGCGCAGAAGCTAGCACTCAGATGCAATGTCCATCTGTACATTGCTCTGGTGAATTTCAGTGGCTTGGCATACAAGAAGGGCCACCGTTCGTTTGAACGGTTTGTGACCCTTTCCAAGGGTCTACCTGAAGAAGCTTCTGATGATTTATATTCCATGAGCTGTCTTGTGGCTGCTCTTTCTTCACAGACATCGGGAAAATGGAAGAAGGCTCTAAAGTACTACAAACGTATTGAGTCAGATGATCCACTCTATCCAGCAGCTCTAGCCAATATCTGCTGTATCAACCCTTCAACAGCAAACATGGACACACTCAAACAGCTTATTAACGAGATGTCACCAGAACATCACGGATTGAAACATGCCATGTTTGAGGTGATTCGACTGGTGCATGACACTAGTAACATGTCTTCTCTTGACCGTCAAGAGAGCATGAAGAAGGCACAGAAAGCCCTCCATCTGGGTATGACTCAACAGCTCTCATACGCTACTACGCTTGCCTGTGTGGACATGTTTGGATCTACTGCAGAGAAGAATCTGGAGCTTGGAAACGCATTCAGAACTGCCCTATCTGAATCGGACTGTGTGTGGGCCTATGTCAttggagagaagaagaaggggtATCTCCACCAACTGGGACAAGAAGAGAAGCTCGAGCAGTTGAACACTAGCGTGGCGAACATTGGAAAGCACGTTCACATTCTTATGGGCGAAGAAAAATCTATTTAA
- a CDS encoding uncharacterized protein (Compare to YALI0B23056g, similar to Saccharomyces cerevisiae SPT15 (YER148W); ancestral locus Anc_8.197, highly similar to uniprot|P17871 Schizosaccharomyces pombe Transcription initiation factor TFIID (TATA-box factor) (TATA sequence-binding protein) (TBP)) codes for MDALSAPTNPAQAQQFVTQNNLSFPQDAEADTSLIGEVKREQVDSGVSGIVPTLQNIVATVNLDCRLDLKTIALHARNAEYNPKRFAAVIMRIREPKTTALIFASGKMVVTGARSEDDSKLASRKYARIIQKLGFNAKFTDFKIQNIVGSCDVKFPIRLEGLAFSHGTFSSYEPELFPGLIYRMVKPKIVLLIFVSGKIVLTGAKQREEIYAAFEAIYPVLNEFRKG; via the coding sequence ATGGATGCCCTCTCTGCCCCCACCAACCCTGCACAGGCACAGCAATTCGTGACCCAGAACAATCTCTCGTTCCCTCAGGATGCCGAGGCCGACACCAGTCTGATTGGAGAGGTCAAGCGAGAGCAGGTCGACTCTGGTGTCTCCGGTATCGTCCCCACACTACAGAACATTGTTGCGACCGTCAACCTGGATTGTCGGCTTGATCTGAAAACCATTGCATTGCATGCTCGAAATGCCGAGTACAACCCCAAGCGTTTCGCTGCCGTCATTATGCGTATTCGAGAGCCCAAGACCACCGCTTTGATCTTCGCATCCGGAAAGATGGTCGTAACTGGTGCCCGAAGCGAGGATGACTCCAAGCTGGCCAGCCGGAAGTACGCCCGAATCATTCAGAAACTTGGATTCAATGCCAAGTTCACTGACTTCAAAATCCAGAACATTGTCGGTTCGTGCGATGTCAAGTTCCCTATCCGACTTGAGGGTCTTGCATTTTCACACGGTACTTTCTCGTCGTACGAGCCTGAGTTGTTCCCTGGTCTCATCTACCGAATGGTTAAGCCCAAGATTGTGTTGCTGATCTTCGTGTCGGGTAAGATTGTGCTGACTGGTGCCAAGCAGCGAGAGGAAATTTACGCGGCCTTCGAAGCCATCTACCCTGTGTTGAACGAGTTTAGAAAGGGGTAg